From a single Flavobacterium sp. genomic region:
- a CDS encoding OmpH family outer membrane protein — protein sequence MKHLKTVAIAIILFIGTQVSAQTKVAHIDLQALMTSMPEMKVAQDQMKKIQETYDKDYKNMVAEYQTKLQKYEQEAPTAGEALNETRSKEMQDMGTRIQQFQQTAQKELGQKEMDLYKPIMEKAQKVIQKVAKEKGYNYVLDATTGSXLLVADGTDILADVKKSLGF from the coding sequence ATGAAACATTTAAAAACAGTAGCAATCGCAATCATCTTATTCATTGGAACACAAGTTTCGGCACAAACTAAAGTTGCTCATATTGACTTACAAGCATTAATGACTTCAATGCCAGAAATGAAAGTAGCACAAGATCAAATGAAAAAAATTCAAGAGACTTATGATAAAGATTACAAAAATATGGTAGCTGAATACCAAACAAAATTGCAAAAATACGAACAAGAAGCTCCAACTGCTGGAGAAGCATTAAACGAAACACGTTCTAAAGAAATGCAAGATATGGGAACTAGAATCCAACAATTTCAGCAAACAGCTCAAAAAGAATTAGGTCAAAAAGAAATGGACTTATATAAACCAATCATGGAGAAAGCTCAAAAAGTGATTCAAAAAGTAGCAAAAGAAAAAGGTTATAACTATGTTTTAGATGCTACAACTGGAAGTRGTTTATTAGTGGCTGATGGAACAGACATATTAGCAGATGTAAAAAAATCATTAGGTTTCTAA
- the murI gene encoding glutamate racemase gives MKQENAIGLFDSGIGGTSIWKEVHALLPNENTIYLADSKNAPYGLKSKDEIIGLSCKNTELLLELNCKIIIVACNTATTNAMKELRTKYKVPFIGIEPAIKPAALQSKTHTIGILATKGTLNSELFHQSVSNHPDVRIIEQIGHGLVQLIENGDIDSPEMLELLKSYLIPMVEKNIDYLVLGCSHYPYLIPQIKKIIPASIKIIDSGEAVAKQTRKVLEQHQLLNISNEKSVQLFYTNSEPHVLENILNNQEKVVYKQF, from the coding sequence ATGAAACAAGAAAATGCCATAGGATTGTTTGATTCTGGAATTGGAGGAACTTCTATTTGGAAAGAGGTTCACGCATTATTACCAAATGAGAACACAATATACCTTGCCGACAGCAAGAATGCTCCTTATGGATTAAAATCAAAAGATGAAATTATAGGACTAAGCTGCAAAAATACGGAACTTTTACTTGAACTAAATTGCAAGATTATCATTGTAGCTTGCAATACAGCCACAACAAACGCGATGAAAGAATTACGAACAAAGTACAAAGTCCCGTTTATTGGAATCGAGCCAGCCATAAAACCTGCAGCTTTACAATCTAAAACACATACCATTGGAATTCTTGCAACTAAAGGAACCCTGAATAGTGAATTGTTTCACCAAAGTGTCTCAAATCATCCAGATGTTAGAATCATCGAACAAATAGGTCACGGTTTAGTTCAATTAATTGAAAATGGAGATATTGATTCGCCAGAAATGCTAGAACTTTTAAAAAGTTATCTCATTCCAATGGTAGAAAAAAATATTGACTATTTAGTATTAGGTTGCAGTCATTACCCCTATCTAATTCCGCAAATTAAAAAAATCATCCCTGCTTCAATTAAAATAATAGATTCAGGAGAAGCAGTAGCTAAACAGACTCGAAAGGTTTTAGAGCAACATCAGCTATTGAATATTTCGAATGAAAAAAGTGTACAATTATTCTATACGAATAGTGAGCCGCATGTTTTAGAAAACATTTTAAACAATCAGGAAAAAGTTGTGTACAAACAATTTTAG
- a CDS encoding gamma carbonic anhydrase family protein has protein sequence MLIKEVNGKYPQIPQDCYVAENATIVGDVTFGSNCSVWFNAVIRGDVNSISIGNKVNIQDGAVVHCTYLKHPTIIGNNVSIGHNAIVHGCTINDNVLIGMGAIVMDNCVIGSNSIVAAGSVVTQNTIVESGCIYAGVPAKKVKDINQSDFAGEIERISNNYVMYSGWFKD, from the coding sequence ATGTTAATTAAAGAAGTAAACGGAAAGTATCCTCAAATCCCTCAAGATTGCTATGTGGCAGAAAATGCAACGATAGTTGGTGATGTAACCTTTGGTTCCAATTGTAGTGTTTGGTTTAATGCTGTAATTCGTGGCGATGTAAATTCTATTTCAATTGGCAATAAAGTAAATATTCAAGATGGTGCGGTTGTACATTGTACCTACTTAAAGCATCCTACAATTATAGGGAATAATGTTTCCATTGGACATAATGCTATTGTTCATGGTTGTACCATTAATGATAATGTGCTTATTGGAATGGGAGCTATTGTAATGGATAATTGCGTTATAGGAAGTAATTCAATTGTAGCTGCTGGTTCTGTTGTAACACAAAATACAATTGTAGAATCGGGTTGTATTTATGCGGGTGTTCCTGCCAAAAAAGTAAAAGATATAAATCAAAGTGACTTTGCGGGTGAAATTGAACGAATTTCTAATAATTATGTAATGTACTCTGGTTGGTTTAAAGACTAA
- a CDS encoding type IX secretion system membrane protein PorP/SprF, with protein MNFKKSYFILAFLLAQFSFAQEGVAVYSDYLSDNYYLIHPSMAGAANCGKIRLTGRQQWFGQEDAPALQTVSFNTALDEDGISGLGMIFFNDKNGYHSQQGAKFTYAHHLRFSRGTLDLNQLSFGLSAAFVQSNIDGRDYRGFDPVIVQGVIQKDSYFNVDLGVSYHYMDFFTHFTIKNFLASRRELYTRDIESDNLSKYLWSAGAVFGNENDLLFEPSFMFQYVSETKEKSIDLNLKVYKQLEFGKLWGGLSYRRSFDGAQYVDGSGLQEQKLQWITPIIGLNYDKFMFSYTYSHIMGDVKFDNGGFHQITLGINVFCKDKAWDCNCPAVN; from the coding sequence ATGAATTTTAAAAAGAGTTATTTTATTTTAGCATTTTTATTAGCACAATTTTCTTTCGCTCAAGAAGGGGTTGCTGTTTATTCGGATTATTTGTCGGATAATTATTATTTAATTCACCCTTCAATGGCAGGTGCTGCTAATTGTGGAAAAATTAGATTGACTGGACGTCAACAATGGTTTGGTCAAGAAGATGCTCCAGCTTTGCAAACCGTTAGTTTTAATACAGCTTTAGATGAAGATGGTATATCTGGATTAGGAATGATTTTCTTTAATGATAAAAATGGATATCATTCACAGCAAGGTGCTAAGTTTACTTATGCGCATCATTTAAGATTTTCTAGAGGAACTTTAGATTTAAATCAATTATCTTTTGGTTTAAGTGCTGCTTTTGTTCAGAGTAATATTGATGGTAGAGATTATAGAGGTTTTGACCCAGTTATTGTTCAAGGGGTTATTCAGAAAGATTCTTATTTTAATGTGGACTTAGGGGTTTCATACCACTATATGGATTTCTTTACGCATTTTACAATTAAAAATTTCTTAGCGAGTAGAAGAGAATTATATACTAGAGATATTGAGTCTGACAATTTAAGTAAATATTTATGGAGCGCTGGTGCAGTGTTTGGTAATGAGAATGATTTGTTATTTGAACCTTCATTCATGTTTCAATATGTCTCAGAAACTAAAGAAAAATCTATTGATTTAAATTTAAAAGTTTACAAACAATTAGAATTTGGTAAACTTTGGGGAGGATTGTCTTACAGAAGAAGTTTTGATGGTGCTCAATATGTTGATGGAAGTGGATTACAAGAGCAAAAATTACAATGGATTACTCCTATAATTGGATTGAATTATGATAAATTTATGTTCTCTTATACATATTCTCATATTATGGGTGATGTTAAGTTTGATAACGGTGGTTTTCATCAAATTACATTAGGTATTAACGTTTTCTGTAAAGACAAAGCTTGGGATTGTAATTGTCCTGCAGTTAATTAA
- a CDS encoding NifU family protein yields the protein MQVIATKITQNPAIVKFELDEIIVRTENFEFKNIDETQNSPLAKQLFFLPFVKTVYISGNFIAIEKFSIVEWKDVQEDVANQINEFISNGGVIIQIDENKSKKQPVTVYAETTPNPAVLKFVCNKLLTKTALECKNIDETIASPLAKELFKFPFVKEIFIDENYISVTKFAITEWDEITLEIRTFIKEYIENGKTVIDETAIVKTEIHQKQQEAYFDTLDVTSQQIINIIEEYVKPAVQSDGGNIMFESFDPIEKRVKVVLQGACSGCPSSTFTLKNGIENMLKDMLKDEAIKVEAING from the coding sequence ATGCAAGTAATCGCAACAAAAATAACTCAAAATCCAGCCATTGTAAAATTTGAATTGGATGAAATAATCGTTAGAACCGAAAATTTTGAATTCAAAAACATTGACGAAACACAAAATTCTCCCTTAGCAAAACAATTATTTTTTTTACCATTTGTGAAAACAGTCTATATTTCAGGAAATTTCATAGCTATTGAAAAATTTTCAATAGTAGAATGGAAAGATGTTCAAGAAGACGTAGCAAATCAAATCAACGAATTTATATCGAATGGTGGTGTAATTATACAAATTGACGAAAACAAGTCAAAAAAACAACCTGTAACCGTTTATGCTGAAACCACACCCAATCCAGCTGTTTTAAAATTTGTTTGCAACAAACTGTTAACTAAAACAGCACTGGAATGTAAAAATATAGACGAAACAATTGCCTCTCCATTAGCAAAAGAATTATTTAAATTCCCATTTGTAAAAGAAATTTTTATAGATGAAAATTATATTTCTGTAACCAAATTTGCTATAACTGAATGGGACGAAATTACATTAGAAATTAGAACTTTCATTAAAGAATACATTGAAAACGGGAAAACCGTTATTGATGAAACTGCAATTGTAAAAACGGAGATACATCAAAAACAACAAGAAGCTTATTTCGATACACTTGATGTAACTTCACAACAAATCATTAACATTATTGAAGAATATGTAAAACCAGCTGTTCAAAGCGATGGTGGAAACATTATGTTTGAATCTTTTGATCCAATTGAAAAAAGAGTTAAAGTTGTTTTACAAGGCGCATGCAGTGGTTGCCCTTCTTCTACCTTCACTTTAAAAAATGGTATTGAAAACATGCTTAAAGACATGCTTAAAGACGAAGCTATTAAAGTAGAAGCCATTAATGGTTAA
- a CDS encoding inorganic phosphate transporter has protein sequence MEQIYIMMLIALAILAITDLMVGVSNDAVNFLNSAIGSKAVSFKTIMIVASIGVAVGALYSNGMMEIARNGIFTPSMFSFNDVIIIFLAVMITDVLLLDVFNTLGLPTSTTVSVIFSLLGASVVLAIYKVVVSGDSFSTLDNYINTEKATEIVYSILLSVALSFALGSLVQYVSRLIFTFHIEKRYKYVAAVFGGVAMTAITFFILVKGLKSITFVPSEVKDFIKESPFTIIAYSLILWTIVCQLLISVFKYSVFKFIIIVGTFGLALAFAGNDLVNFIGVPIAAYQAFEIWSAPGQTVGATEFMMTGLEKDNLPAPFIFLALAGLVMVYTLWTSKKARTVIETEQNLSRQGDGNEKYNANNLSRNLVRGIMYIGNIISFILPKSVQQKLDAQFVQPEYTGKRDEQPMFDMVRASVNLIVASVLISIGTSMKLPLSTTYVTFMVAMGSSFADRAWDRESAVYRVAGVFNVIGGWFVTALAAFLSSAIIAYILFVGEVFAFFAFMIIVALFFYRSNQVHKKKLIEEEEIKSLRKEDIVTLKEMINESSSQISKVLRKTSTLYSNVIDNLGLQDLTKLKENKKSLKKLEKEIDELKSNVFYFIKNLDENSVEASKFYILILGYLQDMVQSIEFITSNSHSHVNNNHKKLKFNQIRDLKTVDTQLQELFSRLEESFNSEDFSKLDIILKDKNVFLDTVSELITKQIVRIRTIETSPKNSKLYFSLLLETNDLIKSIMNLLELFREFNLQNNKK, from the coding sequence ATGGAACAGATTTATATTATGATGTTAATTGCTTTAGCTATACTTGCTATCACTGATTTGATGGTAGGGGTTAGTAATGACGCAGTTAATTTTTTAAACTCTGCAATTGGATCAAAAGCGGTTTCGTTTAAGACAATTATGATTGTTGCGAGTATTGGAGTTGCAGTTGGAGCTTTGTACTCAAACGGGATGATGGAAATTGCCCGAAATGGAATATTTACTCCAAGTATGTTTAGCTTTAATGACGTAATTATTATCTTTTTAGCGGTAATGATTACAGATGTATTATTGCTAGATGTTTTTAACACATTAGGATTGCCAACTTCAACTACAGTTTCTGTGATTTTTTCATTATTAGGAGCTTCAGTCGTATTAGCGATTTATAAAGTAGTTGTAAGTGGAGATAGTTTTAGTACATTAGATAATTATATTAATACTGAAAAAGCGACCGAAATTGTTTATAGTATTTTATTATCAGTAGCATTATCTTTTGCATTAGGTTCGTTAGTACAATATGTTTCAAGGTTAATTTTTACATTCCATATCGAAAAAAGATATAAGTATGTTGCTGCTGTTTTTGGTGGAGTTGCCATGACAGCTATTACTTTTTTCATTTTGGTAAAAGGATTAAAATCAATAACATTTGTGCCGTCAGAAGTAAAAGATTTCATTAAAGAAAGTCCGTTTACAATTATTGCATATTCATTGATTTTATGGACAATCGTTTGTCAATTATTAATAAGTGTTTTTAAATACAGTGTTTTTAAATTTATTATTATAGTTGGTACTTTTGGATTAGCACTTGCTTTTGCTGGAAACGATTTAGTAAACTTTATTGGTGTGCCAATTGCTGCTTATCAAGCTTTTGAAATTTGGTCAGCACCTGGGCAAACAGTTGGAGCAACTGAATTTATGATGACCGGATTAGAAAAAGATAATTTGCCTGCACCATTTATCTTCTTAGCATTGGCAGGTTTAGTAATGGTTTATACCTTATGGACGTCTAAAAAAGCGAGAACAGTTATTGAAACAGAACAAAATTTATCACGTCAAGGTGATGGAAATGAGAAATACAATGCCAATAATTTATCTAGAAATTTAGTTCGTGGTATTATGTATATTGGTAATATAATTAGTTTTATTTTACCAAAATCGGTACAGCAAAAATTAGATGCTCAGTTTGTACAACCGGAATATACTGGAAAAAGAGACGAACAGCCTATGTTTGATATGGTTCGTGCTTCAGTAAATTTAATTGTGGCATCGGTTTTAATTTCTATTGGAACATCAATGAAATTGCCTTTATCTACAACGTATGTTACATTTATGGTGGCCATGGGTTCCTCCTTTGCGGATAGAGCTTGGGATAGAGAAAGTGCTGTATATCGAGTTGCAGGTGTGTTCAATGTAATTGGTGGTTGGTTTGTAACTGCATTAGCCGCTTTCTTATCATCAGCCATCATTGCTTACATTTTGTTTGTTGGTGAAGTGTTTGCATTCTTTGCTTTTATGATTATCGTTGCTCTTTTCTTTTACAGAAGTAACCAAGTTCATAAAAAGAAACTTATCGAAGAAGAAGAAATTAAAAGTTTACGTAAAGAAGATATTGTAACATTAAAAGAAATGATTAATGAAAGTTCTTCTCAAATTTCTAAAGTTTTACGCAAAACGAGTACTTTGTATTCAAATGTTATTGATAATTTGGGATTACAAGATTTGACAAAACTGAAAGAAAATAAGAAATCACTCAAGAAACTTGAAAAAGAAATTGATGAATTAAAAAGCAATGTTTTCTATTTTATCAAAAATCTCGATGAAAATTCAGTTGAGGCTAGTAAATTTTATATTTTGATACTAGGTTATTTGCAAGATATGGTGCAGTCAATTGAATTTATTACTTCCAATAGCCATTCTCATGTAAATAATAATCATAAAAAACTGAAATTCAATCAAATTCGCGATCTTAAAACGGTTGATACTCAATTGCAAGAATTATTTAGTCGTTTAGAAGAGAGTTTTAATTCAGAAGATTTTTCAAAACTAGATATTATTTTAAAAGACAAAAATGTGTTTTTAGATACTGTTTCAGAATTAATTACTAAACAAATTGTTCGCATTAGAACTATAGAGACAAGTCCTAAAAACAGTAAATTGTATTTCTCTTTATTACTTGAAACAAATGATTTGATAAAATCTATCATGAACTTGCTAGAATTGTTTAGAGAATTTAACTTACAGAATAATAAGAAGTAA
- a CDS encoding mechanosensitive ion channel family protein: protein MTTIEIENYFETIKKLILEYSPKFIIAIVILLIGLWGSSFITKTAKKIMLKRKIELTLSTFIGNVIFWTLRILLFVTVISKLGIETSAFVTILGAAGLAIGLSLQGSLSNFAGGILIILFKPFRLGDFIEAQGVLGTVKDIKIFSTVVTSPDNKQIVIPNAALSNGVITNHTINGIRRVDLIISVDYKTDLQLAKTTLETILETIPEVLQEPAAMVFINNLGTSSIDFAVRPYTKNENFWKVKSDVLEKTKIAFDQVGIEIPYPHQVEIHKE from the coding sequence ATGACAACAATAGAAATAGAAAATTATTTTGAAACGATAAAAAAATTAATCTTAGAATATTCTCCTAAATTTATTATAGCAATTGTTATTCTTTTAATTGGACTTTGGGGAAGCAGTTTTATTACCAAAACCGCCAAAAAGATAATGTTGAAACGAAAAATTGAACTAACACTTTCAACTTTTATTGGAAATGTGATTTTTTGGACACTCCGAATTCTATTATTTGTCACCGTAATTTCAAAACTTGGCATTGAAACTTCTGCCTTTGTAACTATTTTAGGTGCCGCAGGTTTAGCTATTGGTCTTTCATTACAAGGCTCATTATCAAACTTTGCTGGTGGTATTTTAATTATTTTATTTAAACCTTTTAGATTAGGTGATTTTATTGAGGCACAAGGCGTTCTTGGAACTGTAAAAGATATAAAAATATTTTCTACCGTTGTTACATCTCCAGATAACAAACAAATTGTGATACCAAATGCTGCGTTATCAAACGGCGTTATTACCAATCATACCATTAACGGCATAAGAAGAGTAGATTTAATAATTTCTGTGGATTACAAAACAGATTTACAATTAGCAAAAACAACCTTAGAGACCATTTTAGAAACAATTCCTGAAGTTTTACAAGAACCAGCGGCTATGGTATTTATAAACAATTTAGGCACAAGTTCTATTGATTTTGCCGTTAGACCATACACTAAGAACGAAAATTTCTGGAAAGTTAAATCAGATGTTTTAGAAAAAACTAAAATAGCTTTTGACCAAGTGGGCATAGAAATTCCCTATCCACATCAAGTGGAAATTCACAAAGAATAA
- the tsaB gene encoding tRNA (adenosine(37)-N6)-threonylcarbamoyltransferase complex dimerization subunit type 1 TsaB, producing MPIILNIETATKNCSVAIAKEGKIIAFREIAEQNFSHAEKLHVFIAELLSENQLQFSDLNAVAVSQGPGSYTGLRIGVSSAKGFCYALNIPMIAIDTLQLLAKQIKIGDGIIIPMIDARRMEVFSAFYDKNYQQIRTTQAEIIDETFYQEISDTIHLVGDGIEKFKNTLTDSKFIFHSAIVFPSAKEMSQLSFEKYQENNFVDVAYFEPFYLKDFVLTK from the coding sequence ATGCCAATTATTCTAAATATAGAAACTGCTACAAAAAATTGTTCGGTTGCAATAGCTAAAGAAGGAAAAATAATAGCTTTTAGAGAAATTGCAGAGCAGAATTTTTCTCATGCCGAAAAGTTACACGTTTTTATAGCAGAACTACTTTCAGAAAATCAATTGCAATTTTCTGATTTGAATGCTGTTGCTGTTAGCCAAGGACCAGGTTCTTATACAGGTTTGCGTATTGGTGTTTCTTCAGCAAAAGGATTTTGTTATGCGTTGAATATTCCAATGATTGCGATTGACACACTTCAACTTTTAGCAAAACAAATTAAAATTGGAGATGGAATTATCATTCCGATGATTGACGCACGTAGAATGGAAGTTTTTTCAGCATTTTATGATAAAAATTACCAACAAATTAGAACCACACAAGCTGAAATAATTGATGAGACATTCTATCAGGAAATTTCAGACACGATACATTTAGTTGGCGATGGAATAGAAAAATTCAAAAATACTTTGACAGATTCTAAATTTATATTTCACTCAGCTATAGTATTTCCATCTGCAAAAGAAATGAGTCAGTTGTCTTTTGAGAAATATCAAGAAAATAATTTTGTTGATGTCGCTTATTTTGAACCTTTTTACTTGAAAGATTTTGTCTTAACAAAATAA
- a CDS encoding efflux RND transporter periplasmic adaptor subunit produces MSKKTIYILLGSAIGLILLLVGLKKGGVVGNNDDSKIVELSKVAQTTIVETVSATGKIQPEIEVKISSEVSGEVIALPVKEGQQVKKGDLLVRINPDLYESGVNRSVASMSTTKAGLSQADAQVKEAKANYDRNKKLFEKGIISKSEWDRLVSAYEVAVANKQSAYYQVQSASATVTEAKDNLGRTTIYAPADGTISMLNIELGERVLGTQQMTGTEILRIANLNNMEVEVDVNENDIVKINIGDSANIEVDAYLKREFKGIVTSISNSASAALTADQVTNFKVKVRILKESYQDLLNGKPESYSPFRPGMTATVDIITERKEKIISVPISSVVIKDDTTSVKKDIVAELEKEEQEKKGTAPKSDKKYECVFVKVGDKAKLRVVKTGIQDDSNIEIISGLKPGEEIIIGPYTTVSKDLVSNDKVRVETEKDKKESKK; encoded by the coding sequence ATGTCAAAGAAAACCATATACATTTTATTAGGAAGTGCCATCGGATTAATCTTACTATTAGTTGGACTAAAAAAAGGAGGTGTTGTCGGAAATAATGATGATTCTAAAATTGTAGAATTGTCAAAAGTGGCGCAAACTACAATTGTTGAAACGGTTTCAGCAACAGGTAAAATTCAGCCAGAAATCGAAGTGAAAATTTCGTCAGAAGTTTCTGGAGAAGTTATCGCGTTACCTGTAAAAGAAGGTCAACAGGTTAAAAAAGGAGATTTATTGGTACGTATAAATCCAGATTTATATGAATCAGGTGTAAATCGTTCGGTAGCATCTATGTCAACTACAAAAGCAGGCTTAAGTCAAGCTGATGCCCAAGTAAAAGAAGCAAAAGCAAATTACGACAGAAATAAAAAATTATTTGAGAAAGGAATTATTTCAAAATCAGAATGGGATAGATTGGTTTCTGCTTATGAAGTAGCTGTAGCGAACAAACAATCGGCTTATTATCAAGTACAAAGTGCTTCTGCAACAGTAACTGAAGCTAAAGATAATTTAGGGAGAACTACTATTTATGCACCTGCTGATGGGACTATTTCTATGTTGAATATTGAATTAGGGGAACGTGTTTTAGGAACACAGCAAATGACAGGAACGGAAATTCTTAGAATTGCGAACTTAAATAACATGGAAGTAGAAGTAGATGTAAATGAAAATGATATTGTGAAAATAAATATTGGTGATTCTGCAAATATTGAAGTTGATGCTTATTTAAAAAGAGAATTTAAAGGAATTGTTACTAGTATTTCAAATTCGGCTAGTGCTGCATTGACCGCTGATCAAGTAACTAATTTTAAAGTTAAAGTTAGAATTTTAAAAGAATCATATCAAGATTTGTTAAATGGAAAACCTGAAAGTTATTCTCCGTTTAGACCAGGAATGACCGCTACCGTTGATATTATTACTGAAAGAAAAGAAAAAATTATTTCGGTGCCAATTAGTTCAGTTGTAATCAAAGACGATACTACTTCTGTAAAAAAGGATATTGTAGCAGAATTAGAAAAAGAAGAGCAAGAGAAAAAAGGAACTGCGCCTAAAAGTGATAAAAAATACGAGTGTGTTTTTGTGAAAGTGGGCGATAAAGCTAAATTAAGAGTTGTAAAAACCGGAATTCAAGACGATTCTAATATTGAAATTATTTCGGGACTAAAACCAGGTGAAGAAATTATAATTGGACCTTATACAACGGTTTCTAAAGATTTAGTTTCAAATGATAAAGTTCGTGTAGAAACAGAAAAAGATAAAAAAGAAAGTAAGAAATAG
- a CDS encoding TolC family protein: MITKKIILFLLLVGFQLSAQDKKWTLEECVDYAIQNNISIKQSELDLKNANINRKDAVGAFLPSINGNASHSWNIGLNQNITTGLLENQTTQFTSAGLNVGIDIYNGLRNQLQLRKSNLQIIANQYQITKMQEDIALNVANAYLQILFNKENLKVQVQQKAYDVKQLERTQELVEAGVVPNGDLLDIKATVASDNQRVIAAENALLISKLSLAQLLRLEDFVNFDIDDNQIPSFNSEILLQTSQDIMQKAKETRTEIKIAQSNLELAQKDVSIAKGAYQPTISGFYSFSTRAAYSDKIVGFQPNINNPTSVIGYVDGTNQAVLQQNYLPILGNPDSIIDQFSNNKGQNFGLQLTIPIFNGFATRNNVQRSKVALERAKLNLEQQNLDVERIVFTAYSDANSAKESYEAAETTLSARKLSFEYAKARYEVGLINVFDFNQAQTLYVNAQSEVLRTKYDYIFRTKILEFYFGIPLIKKQ; this comes from the coding sequence ATGATAACAAAAAAAATAATTCTTTTTCTATTGCTAGTTGGCTTTCAACTTTCGGCACAAGATAAGAAATGGACTTTAGAAGAATGTGTAGATTATGCCATTCAAAATAATATATCCATTAAGCAGTCTGAATTGGATTTAAAAAATGCTAATATTAATCGAAAAGATGCAGTTGGCGCATTTTTACCTAGTATAAATGGTAATGCATCTCACTCTTGGAATATTGGTTTGAATCAAAATATCACAACGGGATTGTTAGAAAATCAAACTACGCAATTTACGTCTGCTGGCTTAAATGTGGGTATTGATATTTATAATGGGTTAAGAAATCAATTGCAATTACGTAAATCAAATTTACAGATTATTGCAAATCAGTATCAAATAACTAAAATGCAAGAAGATATTGCTTTAAATGTAGCGAATGCTTATTTGCAGATTTTGTTTAACAAAGAAAATTTAAAAGTTCAAGTTCAACAAAAAGCATACGATGTAAAACAGTTAGAAAGAACGCAAGAATTAGTTGAAGCGGGTGTAGTTCCAAATGGTGATTTATTAGATATTAAAGCAACTGTTGCCTCTGATAACCAAAGAGTAATTGCTGCTGAAAATGCATTGTTAATATCAAAATTAAGTCTTGCTCAATTGTTAAGACTAGAAGATTTTGTTAATTTTGATATAGATGATAATCAAATTCCATCTTTCAATTCAGAAATATTATTGCAAACGTCTCAAGATATTATGCAAAAGGCAAAAGAAACTAGAACAGAGATTAAAATTGCACAGTCAAATCTAGAATTAGCTCAAAAAGATGTATCAATCGCTAAGGGAGCATATCAACCTACAATTTCAGGTTTTTATAGTTTTAGTACAAGAGCGGCTTATAGTGATAAAATTGTTGGTTTTCAACCAAACATTAATAATCCAACATCTGTAATTGGTTATGTTGACGGAACAAATCAAGCCGTACTTCAACAAAATTACTTGCCAATTTTAGGAAATCCAGATTCAATTATTGATCAATTTAGTAATAATAAAGGACAAAATTTTGGATTACAATTAACTATTCCAATCTTTAATGGATTTGCCACTAGAAACAATGTTCAAAGAAGTAAAGTTGCATTGGAAAGAGCTAAATTAAATTTAGAACAACAAAATTTAGATGTTGAAAGAATTGTTTTTACTGCATACAGTGATGCAAATTCAGCAAAGGAAAGTTATGAAGCAGCTGAAACAACACTATCAGCTAGAAAATTATCTTTTGAATACGCTAAAGCAAGATATGAAGTTGGATTAATAAATGTTTTTGATTTCAATCAAGCGCAAACATTATATGTAAACGCTCAATCTGAAGTATTGAGAACTAAATACGATTACATTTTTAGAACCAAAATTTTAGAATTTTATTTCGGAATACCATTAATTAAAAAACAATAA